The following DNA comes from Nitrospirota bacterium.
TCCAGCCCTGCGCGCCGCTCTCGGTCTTGACCTGCAACCAGCTTCCTTCCTTTTTCACCACCTCCAACTGATCCCCGTATCGCAGGTTGGCCACTACCTGATCCAGCGATGTCTTGCCGGACCGAAGTTGCGCCGTCCTGGCTTGCACATAGACGGTTTCAGCGAAGGCGGCGGTTACACAGACCAATGCCGCGCCGACGATCAGCCCTTGCAGCGTCCACCCTCTCCGTCGTGTCACGATCTCCTCCTCCTTTTGAACCGGCTTTCCAATCGAGTCTATTGCCCCTCGCCGCTCGCCCCGCGCCGCCCTGACCATTACTTCGATTTCAGTTCATACACTCCGTCCCAATCCGGCGGCGGAGGAGCCGTCAGATACGCAGCCGCCCGCTCGCGATAGACTTTCGACGGCCCGTCCGACGGGTCCAGCGCCAGCGCCGCCTCGAATCGCTGCTTGGCCGCGGCGAAGTCCCGCCGCTTGTAGGCCGCCAGGCCTTCGAGATACATGTCCGCCACTTTTTTCCGTTCGACCGACAGTCCTCCTTTGCGCCCCAGCAATTCGTACACCGTCACCGGTTCTTTCTTGCCCTTCACCCTGAGCAGATCCACCTCGCGCGCCTCGATATCCTTCTGGGCCAATTCGTAGGTCCGCGGCCCCAACAGAATCAGCGTATCGTAAAACTTGTTCGCCCCTTCCAGCCGCGAGGCGAGATTCACGCTGTCGCCCATCACGGTGTATTCGAGTCGCTCCGGCGACCCCATGTTACCGACGACCAGCGGCCCCGAGTTGATGCCGATCCGCGCCACGATCTCCGGATAGCCCTCCGCTGTCCACGCGTCGCGCAGCCGCGCCAATTCCGCCTGACTGTCCAGCGCCGCATAGCAGGCCTGCGTCGCGTGATTCGGATCGCCCAACGGGGCGCCGAAGATCGCCATGATGCCGTCGCCCAAGTACTTGTTCACGTTGCCCCGGTGCCGGCGGATGATGTCGGTCATGGCCGACAGATAGCGGTTGAGCAACTCGACCAGTTCTTCCGGCTGCAGTCGCTCGGAAATCGTGGTGAATCCCGCGACGTCCGAAAAGAAGACGGTGAGTTCTTTTTTTTCCCCGCCGAGCTTGATGCGCTCGGGGTTGCGCATGATCTCTTCGACCACTTCCCTGGACATGTACTTGTCGAACGCGGCCCGCAGTTGGCGCCGCTGCCGTCCCTCGATCAGATATTCCACGGTCGCCGCGACGCCGAAGGAGACGGCCAGCGCGCCCTCCGGAAACACCAACTCGATCCACAGCCCGTGCGACGCGAAGGCATGGACAGCGAGGGCGTAGTAGGCCGCCGCCAGTGCCGCGACGAGCCCGATTTTCAGGACCTGCTGCCGGATCAGCATGAAGCTCCAGGCCGTCGCCTGGCATAGCGCCAGCGTCGCGACAACAAACATCCAGTACGGCGCCTGCCGCATGAACTGTGACCGCAGGATGTTGTCCAGCGCGGCCATATGGATCAGCACCCCAGGCGTGAACGGTGACAGGGGCGTCACGCGCAATTCGTACGTGCCGGCCGCGGTCGTGGCGACGAACACGATTTTGTCCTTGAAGACCGCCGGATCGAGCAGCGGTCGCTCTCCCTTCTGAAGCTGCGCAAAGGACTGGAGCACGGCGCCGGCCGAATAGGACGGATAGGTCCTCTGCTCCAGCGTCCCATGCCAATCGATCAACATGGCGCCCTGGGAGGTCAGCGGCACCGACGTGGCTCCCATCCGGATCACGCCCGGCTCCAACGACACCTGATCCGCGCCCAGGAGGTACCGAGCCGCAGCCGCAGCGATATGGGGGAGGTGGTGACCCTGGGCAGCGGCCACAAGCGGAATGCGGCGCGTCGTCCCGTCGGAATCAGGCGTCAAGTTGATGAACCCGAGACCCCGTGCGGCCTCGGCGAGCGGCTGGATCGGCAACTTCACGCCGGGATAGGTCGCCAGCGGCGGAGTTGCCTCATCCGCCCGCACATCGACCGGCACGCCGGCCTTGGCCAACAGCTCCGGCGCGACGTCTTGCGACTCCCCCTGGAACAGAACCGGCAGGAACACGTTGCCGGCCGCCTGCACCTCGTCGGCGAACACCTGATCGAACTCTTCGGCGTTATCGTCCGGTTCCAAGAACAGGATATCGAAGACGACCGCCTTGGCTCCCGCATCGCGCAGAAACCGTACCAGGTACCCATGCCGGTCGCGCGGCCAGGGCCAGCGGCCGAACGCTTCCAAACTGGCTTCGTCCACGGCGACCAACACGATGTCTCGACCGGATTTGGAGGGATCGGCGTAGATCCGGAAGCGATGGTCGAGCGCTTTGAGCTCCGCGATCTCGAGCCAGCCGGTCCGATGCAGCATCAGCGCTAGAACACAGACCGACAGTCCCACGGCGGTCGCGATCAACGCTTTCTTGGCCGACTTGGATAGTTCCATCAACCTTGGTTGGGACGGATATGGAAGCGCTCCCGCGTCGCCGTCCGCGGCTTGGTGAGGACTCTATCGCGCTCTCGGAAGCGGGCATTCGCCGGGAGGGAGATCCGCCGGAGAACGTGCGGCCCGACTGCCGTCAAGGCACGTCCTGGGCGCAGCGGAACCCGAGGGTCGGCCCCCAGTAGGTCATCTCGTCCCAGCTCCGGTAGCTGGCGCGCAGCTCGAGCGGCCGCTCGTTCCAGTCCCCTCCCCGCAACACGCGGAAGGAACCGCGGAGCGGCCCTTGCGGGTCGCGGGCGGGCGACATCTGGTAGAAGTCCTCGGCATACCAGTCCTTCACCCATTCCCACACGCTGCCGACGAGATCATGGACTCCGTAGGGCGACACGGTGGCCGCCTGGCTGCCGATCTTTTCCGTGCTGTTTGCGCCGGCTTTGATCTCGCCGTTCTTGGGACGGCCCTTGATCACGTCCTCGCTGTTGCCCCAGGGATAACGCCGCCCGTCCGTCCCGCGCGCGGCCTTTTCCCATTCGGCCTCGGTGGGCAGGCGTTTGCCGCGCCACTCGCAATAGGCCCGTGCCTGCGTCCAGGTGACGCTGGTGACCGGATGCTGCGCCCGTTCGGGATCGTCGAAGGCCTGCCGATCTTTGGGCGGCGTACAGCCTCCTCCATCGACGCACTGACGATACTGCGTATTGGTGACCTCGTACTTGTCCAGCCAGTACGAGCTCAGATACACCCGGTGCATCGGCCGCATGTCCGGCAGGCCGTCCTCCGCGCCCATCAAGAACTCGCCGGCCGGAACCAGCACCATGCCCTCCGGCGGGGTAATCCCTTGCTGGACCAGCTTGCGCAACTCTTCCTGTTGCACCGCTTGCAATTGTTGATTGACTTTGGCGATCTGGGCCTCGTCGTCGTCCGCCGACGGCTGATCCGGAGCGGGCGCCGGGTGACCCCGCGGCGCCGGCGCGGGAGTCTTGCCGGTCTTCGGCGCTCCGCCCGACGGCTGATTGATCGTCTGTCCCGCCGGAGGCGACTCCGCGACCCGCACCGTCTCGATCCTGACCGAGGCCCTCATCAAGTCGTGAACCAGGTCGGCCTCGTCGCCTTTCGCCTTGGGCTCTTTGCCGCCCTTGCCGATCGACGTAAAGTCGAAGTCCGGAATGTTCGCCAACAGCGGCGTCGCATAGCTGATCGGCACGGCGAAGGCCATCCCTTCCGGCACGATGCCGGAGGGATGGCTGAATTTGGTCGTCACGATGCCGATCACCTCGCCCCGGCGATTGAACACCGGGCCGCCGCTGTTGCCTGGATTGACCGCCGCATCGACCTGAAACACCCGCTGCACGCCCTTCGTGCGGACGGCCGCCACGCGTCCGCGGGTGACGGACACTTCCCGCAGACCGAACGGAAATCCGACCGCGATGACTTCCTGATCCAGCCGCACCGCCCCGGCATAACCTAAGGCTGCTTCGGACAGCCCCACGGTTTCGATTTTGAGCAAGGCCAGATCATGCTCCGGATCGGCGCTGATGAGGATGGCCGGCGCGCGGAACTCGCCCGGCGTCACGACCACGATCCGCCGCGCGTTCGAGACGACGTGATGCGCGGTCAGGATATACCCGTCCGTGTGCACGATGACGCCGCTGCCGGCCGGTTTTTCCGCCGGAAGAGCGGGACGTTCGGCCGCCCCGATGAGCCGGGCTCCGCCCGCGATCGCCAGCGTCGCCGTCAGTGTCAGCAATGCCGTCCGTTTCATTTCCGGATGGGAATCATCACGCTGATCGCCCCTGCGTTCTGGCCGAGCTTCAAGCCTTCGCGCGGATACCCGGTGCGATCCAACTCACCCTTCGGCTCCCCGTGACAATCGAGGCACTGTCGGGTCGTGTACAGCGGAAACATCAGCCGCAGCCAACCGCTTTTGGCCGTCACCTCGCTGATCACTTTCTCGCGGGGGAACGCCGGATCGGCGAACGCCTCCAGCGCCGCCCGTTCCGCCGCATCGGGCGCATTGCGAGGGTTCCGCGGAGACAAGGCCGTCTGCTTCAGGCGCACGCCGGTCCGCTCGGTGAACCGCGCGGCCACCCGCGCGCCGAAGACGGCCGGAATGAATCCTTTGAACCCGACATCGGGTCGATTGATTTCCGGCTGCGCGTCCGCGACCACTTGCTTGCTGACCACGACCAACTCCTTGAGCAACCGCTTGGCGCCGTTGGGAATGCGGGCCTCGTCCAGATCCTGCAGATCCACGCCGGACCGGCTCCGGAACATGTCTACAAGCTGCCGCTCAAAGAGATCGGGCGTAAAACCTTTCTCTATCCGCCCGGGATCGTCGAAGAGGGACTGGTTGTCGTTGATGACGGCACGCCCGGAGTCCAGCAGAATCGCCAGAAGGCGGGCGGCACTCTCGAATTCGAGAACTGTTTGAAGCGGGACACCGGCGTCCGGGCTCCGCTCGCGGGCCGCGGCCGCCTCGCGTTCACCTCCTCCGCAGGCCATCAGGACCATCAGCGACGCGACCGTCAAGCATAGGCGGCGAAACATCGTGTCGATCCCAGCCCGCATTATTCATGAACGTTTCTGCTGCAAACGCGGATACGCTGTTCCGACAGGCGTGCTCGCCCCTCAGTCGGTCAACATACTGTTGCAAGTATGCCTCCCTCCCTCGTGGCTGCGCCTGCCTGTCTCACGACGCGTCTGCCGGGTACCCGTTGCTCTTTCGGTGCAACGGGTGCAGCGCGACGAACCGTCATGAATAATGCAGGCCAGGAGCCTGTCCGGCAGGCTCCTGGCGCGTACGCTCGTGAGGTGAAGCGGTGGACGGATGTCCCCCGCCTGATCATCAGGCGGGGGAACATCTTGGCGTGGATGGTACTTTTGCCCTCCCGTGAAGTCAAGCCGGGCGGGTGGGGTGAGGGGATTTCAACGACCTCGATGGATGTCGACCATCACGTTGTCGGCATCGAGCTCGATCGTGATAGGCATACCTTCCTGGAGAACGGAGAGCTTGCTGCCGGCCAGCGGGTCAACCTCATAACTGGCAGGTCCGTCGGGAGTCGAGAGTTGGATTTCGCTCCAATAGGGGTCCGAGTACCGAACGGTGCCGGCAATGAAGCGATGATCCGGGAAAAACCGATCCGTTCGCGAGACGTCGATCAGCACGTTCCCCGAATCCACTAACAGATTCACCTGCTCCCCGACCTTCGCCTCATGGAGTCCCACCCGATCCGCTTTCGACGGGCTGATCGTCCGAGGCTGCAGTCCCTTCTCGGTCTTCACAAAAAGAATCCCCGAACGGATCTTGGCAATCACCCCGCTGAAACCGTAATGGGCGGATTGAACGAACGGCGTCATCGGCTCGGCACCCGCCGGCGCGACCCCCGCCGCCAGGAATGCCCCGGTCAGGAAGAAAGAGAGGACGTAACGCATAACCTCACCTCTTGTCTTTCCGGAAGGAAAGCGGGCCCGTCGGCGTTCGCCCGGAACTGCCTCCTCCTCGCAATTCCCGGCCGACCAGGCCCGCATCCTCCGCATCGGTTCGCACGGAGCGGCGCGAGAGACCTCAGAACCCGCCGCCCGGCGGAGGCGGAACCGAAATCCCGTATTCCTGAACAGGCGTGACCATCAGGGCGAAGTTGAGCAGTTCATCGGCCGCGATGTCGTTGATCCCATGCTCGCGGTTCCGCAACATCTTGAACCACTTGCCCATCTCGGTCCTCACGGTGCGTTGATCGCCGCGCGCCAAAGCATCCTTCACCAACGTGAGCTTCTCCTGGTATGGCTGCCAGT
Coding sequences within:
- a CDS encoding adenylate/guanylate cyclase domain-containing protein; translation: MELSKSAKKALIATAVGLSVCVLALMLHRTGWLEIAELKALDHRFRIYADPSKSGRDIVLVAVDEASLEAFGRWPWPRDRHGYLVRFLRDAGAKAVVFDILFLEPDDNAEEFDQVFADEVQAAGNVFLPVLFQGESQDVAPELLAKAGVPVDVRADEATPPLATYPGVKLPIQPLAEAARGLGFINLTPDSDGTTRRIPLVAAAQGHHLPHIAAAAARYLLGADQVSLEPGVIRMGATSVPLTSQGAMLIDWHGTLEQRTYPSYSAGAVLQSFAQLQKGERPLLDPAVFKDKIVFVATTAAGTYELRVTPLSPFTPGVLIHMAALDNILRSQFMRQAPYWMFVVATLALCQATAWSFMLIRQQVLKIGLVAALAAAYYALAVHAFASHGLWIELVFPEGALAVSFGVAATVEYLIEGRQRRQLRAAFDKYMSREVVEEIMRNPERIKLGGEKKELTVFFSDVAGFTTISERLQPEELVELLNRYLSAMTDIIRRHRGNVNKYLGDGIMAIFGAPLGDPNHATQACYAALDSQAELARLRDAWTAEGYPEIVARIGINSGPLVVGNMGSPERLEYTVMGDSVNLASRLEGANKFYDTLILLGPRTYELAQKDIEAREVDLLRVKGKKEPVTVYELLGRKGGLSVERKKVADMYLEGLAAYKRRDFAAAKQRFEAALALDPSDGPSKVYRERAAAYLTAPPPPDWDGVYELKSK
- a CDS encoding SUMF1/EgtB/PvdO family nonheme iron enzyme; protein product: MKRTALLTLTATLAIAGGARLIGAAERPALPAEKPAGSGVIVHTDGYILTAHHVVSNARRIVVVTPGEFRAPAILISADPEHDLALLKIETVGLSEAALGYAGAVRLDQEVIAVGFPFGLREVSVTRGRVAAVRTKGVQRVFQVDAAVNPGNSGGPVFNRRGEVIGIVTTKFSHPSGIVPEGMAFAVPISYATPLLANIPDFDFTSIGKGGKEPKAKGDEADLVHDLMRASVRIETVRVAESPPAGQTINQPSGGAPKTGKTPAPAPRGHPAPAPDQPSADDDEAQIAKVNQQLQAVQQEELRKLVQQGITPPEGMVLVPAGEFLMGAEDGLPDMRPMHRVYLSSYWLDKYEVTNTQYRQCVDGGGCTPPKDRQAFDDPERAQHPVTSVTWTQARAYCEWRGKRLPTEAEWEKAARGTDGRRYPWGNSEDVIKGRPKNGEIKAGANSTEKIGSQAATVSPYGVHDLVGSVWEWVKDWYAEDFYQMSPARDPQGPLRGSFRVLRGGDWNERPLELRASYRSWDEMTYWGPTLGFRCAQDVP
- a CDS encoding DUF3365 domain-containing protein; translation: MFRRLCLTVASLMVLMACGGGEREAAAARERSPDAGVPLQTVLEFESAARLLAILLDSGRAVINDNQSLFDDPGRIEKGFTPDLFERQLVDMFRSRSGVDLQDLDEARIPNGAKRLLKELVVVSKQVVADAQPEINRPDVGFKGFIPAVFGARVAARFTERTGVRLKQTALSPRNPRNAPDAAERAALEAFADPAFPREKVISEVTAKSGWLRLMFPLYTTRQCLDCHGEPKGELDRTGYPREGLKLGQNAGAISVMIPIRK